One window of Haloarchaeobius salinus genomic DNA carries:
- a CDS encoding AbrB/MazE/SpoVT family DNA-binding domain-containing protein — translation MSGAMNAQRRAAQAVVDDSAVTPFGTGNVQMHNESAYGVIPSEIRDAHELEQGSTVAVGYHAESGTILLTPVEDEADAPWLGSVALD, via the coding sequence ATGTCCGGAGCGATGAACGCACAACGTAGGGCCGCGCAAGCGGTAGTTGACGACAGCGCAGTGACCCCATTCGGGACCGGCAACGTACAGATGCACAACGAATCAGCATATGGCGTCATACCCTCGGAGATCCGCGACGCCCACGAGCTCGAACAGGGCTCGACGGTCGCGGTCGGGTACCACGCCGAATCAGGTACGATTCTGCTGACGCCCGTCGAAGACGAAGCCGACGCGCCGTGGCTCGGTTCCGTTGCCCTCGACTGA
- a CDS encoding DUF7557 family protein, translating to MGRTSIPVDSATKERLERLKRDDETWDEFLIRFTAEEEPIVVGAWSEEKAEKARERVRESRENWR from the coding sequence ATGGGCCGTACCTCGATTCCCGTCGATTCCGCCACCAAGGAGCGGCTGGAGCGATTGAAGCGAGACGACGAGACGTGGGACGAGTTCCTCATTCGGTTCACCGCCGAAGAAGAGCCCATAGTGGTTGGTGCGTGGTCGGAAGAGAAAGCCGAGAAGGCAAGGGAGAGGGTCAGGGAGTCCCGCGAGAACTGGCGTTGA
- a CDS encoding DUF433 domain-containing protein: MGDEEYPIVFESVEEPHIEGRSITVRFIKERVEDCRIDPHEVAEEHDLDVGDVYLSMAFYHDNDDAMRELEERKGGRIEQNARRAVNASSRGTP, encoded by the coding sequence ATGGGTGACGAGGAGTACCCGATAGTCTTCGAGTCGGTCGAGGAACCCCACATCGAAGGTCGGTCGATCACCGTCCGCTTCATCAAAGAGCGGGTCGAGGACTGTCGGATCGACCCTCACGAAGTGGCCGAAGAGCACGACCTCGATGTCGGTGATGTCTACCTCTCCATGGCGTTCTACCATGATAACGACGATGCGATGCGTGAACTGGAGGAGAGGAAGGGTGGGCGAATTGAACAGAACGCGAGAAGAGCAGTCAACGCCAGTTCTCGCGGGACTCCCTGA
- a CDS encoding transcriptional regulator, with amino-acid sequence MTEQETALQQLARDFATVIPAVDREAEHDRWDPGIGPFEEERQLEMILDELAEDGTRPEHIETEEQYPDSRKRCDLVITEDGFRMPVEAKLLRFRRDNGNIDPNMYKSVFSPFPERSSSSLLTDSRKLYESDFGLPAGLLGLYYEKNGEEYEQLTADRIAEKFQQDVSFWYDIGIETVAIERFEGLRHQHFGHGAVIGWLLPHN; translated from the coding sequence ATGACCGAACAAGAGACAGCCCTCCAACAGCTGGCACGCGATTTCGCTACTGTAATTCCCGCAGTAGACCGGGAAGCGGAACACGACCGGTGGGATCCTGGAATCGGTCCCTTTGAGGAAGAGAGACAGCTCGAGATGATTCTCGACGAGCTGGCCGAAGACGGCACACGTCCCGAGCACATCGAAACCGAAGAGCAGTATCCCGACAGTCGGAAACGGTGTGACCTGGTCATCACGGAAGATGGTTTCCGGATGCCAGTCGAAGCGAAGCTCCTGCGGTTCAGACGCGACAACGGGAACATCGACCCGAATATGTACAAGAGCGTGTTCAGCCCGTTTCCCGAACGGAGTTCGTCGTCACTGCTGACCGACAGCCGGAAGCTCTACGAATCGGACTTCGGTCTTCCTGCCGGCCTTCTCGGTCTCTATTACGAGAAGAATGGTGAAGAGTACGAACAGCTCACGGCCGACCGAATCGCCGAGAAGTTCCAGCAGGACGTCTCCTTCTGGTACGACATCGGAATCGAGACCGTCGCGATAGAGCGGTTCGAGGGGCTCCGTCACCAGCACTTCGGACACGGAGCTGTGATTGGATGGTTGCTTCCGCACAACTGA
- a CDS encoding tyrosine-type recombinase/integrase, giving the protein MRSERNKDGSFTVWMTRDEYHELPRAADTFQREIAIRLMGDCGLRVAEVLDVEPRHISRKSDGTHYDLEVVSGKDTTGEYEGGKHRETWLPRELEALINRYCQQHDVDDDQVLVDRGKRTVQYWVEQAAERAVEEAGDEDYRRVSTHVSGAAGRTTCSSRRTSARAS; this is encoded by the coding sequence ATGCGGAGTGAGAGAAACAAGGATGGGTCGTTCACCGTGTGGATGACCCGCGACGAGTATCACGAGTTGCCCCGCGCCGCAGACACTTTCCAGCGAGAGATCGCGATTCGACTGATGGGCGACTGCGGGCTCCGCGTCGCCGAGGTCCTCGACGTCGAGCCGAGGCACATCTCGCGGAAGTCCGACGGCACCCACTACGATCTCGAGGTCGTCTCGGGCAAGGACACGACGGGCGAGTACGAGGGCGGGAAGCACCGTGAGACGTGGCTCCCACGCGAGCTGGAGGCGCTCATCAATCGGTACTGCCAGCAGCACGACGTCGACGACGACCAGGTACTCGTCGACCGTGGCAAGCGCACGGTGCAGTACTGGGTCGAACAGGCCGCCGAGCGCGCGGTCGAGGAGGCCGGCGACGAGGATTACCGGCGCGTGTCGACGCACGTCTCCGGCGCTGCTGGGCGAACCACCTGCTCGTCGAGGAGAACGTCAGCCCGCGCATCGTGA
- a CDS encoding cupin domain-containing protein — translation MDNYPHLDPADGEVVDAEVVVTDDVLVKAFALGPRAELTPHEHTGSTNVFHVLEGAVTVIRGDEESTVEAPGVVQHDRGVVHGARNDTDERAVFTASLCPMPG, via the coding sequence ATGGACAACTACCCACACCTCGACCCCGCCGACGGCGAAGTCGTCGACGCCGAGGTCGTCGTCACCGACGACGTGCTGGTGAAGGCGTTCGCCCTCGGCCCGCGAGCGGAGCTGACGCCCCACGAGCACACTGGCTCGACCAACGTCTTCCACGTGCTGGAGGGCGCTGTCACCGTGATCAGAGGCGACGAGGAGAGCACCGTCGAGGCCCCCGGTGTCGTCCAGCACGACCGCGGCGTCGTCCACGGAGCCCGCAACGACACCGACGAGCGGGCCGTCTTCACGGCGAGTCTGTGTCCGATGCCCGGCTGA
- a CDS encoding DNA-directed RNA polymerase subunit epsilon, producing MTDSAVPPAADPRSPEPPARRDPRDLHAGPGDGSLGRIDAVKDERFRRWDVVTPSATLIGRPRHAHEDVSENLRRLHDEQHPAMAGHSERMHRLEKVRITHAFCNNLALTSWERDRALGIMAELDLTAFGSQRAIQRVALVVIRHVGDEERKRRLGLHDDEWVSERSPEELAELSEQFESLTDDGQFRLLMDEHGLDVTAVNRLTRTLRDQLAEQDLAEAVFGRSPYRDPSLPPIRPEPPTEDGESI from the coding sequence ATGACCGACTCCGCAGTCCCTCCGGCGGCCGATCCACGGTCACCCGAGCCACCGGCCCGCCGCGACCCGCGCGACCTCCACGCCGGGCCCGGGGACGGCTCGCTCGGCCGCATCGACGCGGTGAAGGACGAACGCTTCCGCCGCTGGGACGTCGTCACGCCGAGCGCCACGCTCATCGGCCGACCACGACACGCACACGAGGACGTGAGCGAGAACCTGCGCCGGCTCCACGACGAGCAACATCCGGCGATGGCCGGCCACAGCGAGCGGATGCACCGCCTCGAGAAGGTCCGTATCACCCACGCCTTCTGCAACAACCTCGCGCTGACGTCCTGGGAGCGCGACCGGGCGCTCGGCATCATGGCGGAGCTGGACCTCACCGCGTTCGGGAGCCAGCGCGCCATCCAGCGCGTCGCCCTCGTCGTCATCCGGCACGTCGGCGACGAGGAACGGAAACGACGCCTCGGCCTCCACGACGACGAGTGGGTGAGCGAGCGCTCGCCGGAGGAACTCGCCGAACTCTCCGAGCAGTTCGAGTCCCTCACCGACGACGGCCAGTTCCGCCTGCTGATGGACGAACACGGTCTCGACGTGACCGCCGTCAATCGCCTCACTCGGACGCTCCGGGACCAGCTGGCGGAACAGGACCTCGCCGAAGCGGTGTTCGGGCGCTCACCGTACCGCGACCCGAGCCTGCCGCCCATCAGACCGGAGCCGCCAACCGAAGACGGCGAGTCGATCTGA
- a CDS encoding DUF7521 family protein, translated as MLGLQLIGDPVQALVVVLAALSTAVGLLIGYQAYRGFRRHDSRPMQLLSVGLVLITAVTYSISFGGTILFREGILPLAYQQAHTVVVRVTQLAGLSCILYSLYSR; from the coding sequence ATGCTCGGACTCCAACTCATCGGCGACCCCGTGCAGGCGCTGGTCGTGGTGCTGGCAGCGCTGTCCACGGCCGTCGGCCTGCTCATCGGCTACCAGGCCTACCGGGGGTTCCGCCGACACGACAGCCGCCCGATGCAGCTCCTCTCCGTCGGGCTGGTGCTGATAACGGCCGTGACCTACAGCATCTCCTTCGGCGGGACCATCCTCTTCCGGGAGGGGATCCTCCCGCTCGCGTACCAGCAGGCCCACACCGTGGTGGTGCGCGTCACCCAGCTCGCCGGCCTGAGCTGCATCCTCTACTCGCTGTACTCGCGATAG
- a CDS encoding helix-turn-helix domain-containing protein, which yields MTEDPALPDVVALLDDEYARAILEATSEGPKSAKDLSEECDASLPTVYRRAESLQECGLLREETRLQDDGNHYSVYRATLERFSVELTEGSFDMELQRTERDVADTFTDMWHRL from the coding sequence GTGACCGAGGACCCGGCGCTCCCGGACGTCGTCGCGCTGCTCGACGACGAGTACGCCCGCGCGATCCTCGAAGCCACCAGCGAGGGACCGAAGTCCGCCAAGGACCTGAGCGAGGAGTGCGACGCCTCGCTCCCGACGGTCTACCGGCGGGCCGAGTCCCTGCAGGAGTGTGGCCTGCTGCGCGAGGAGACCCGTCTCCAGGACGACGGCAACCACTACAGCGTCTACCGCGCCACGCTGGAGCGGTTCTCGGTCGAACTCACGGAGGGCTCATTCGACATGGAACTACAGCGAACCGAACGGGACGTCGCGGACACGTTCACCGACATGTGGCACAGACTCTGA
- a CDS encoding DUF7523 family protein, translating into MTLAARTRDAAADHPFLVDALRAGVVNYAAAARFVDVDGEPEAVATALRRYAEALPDYAPSSQSVRVTMQRGLGRVGDDDATADDSVNEVLLTVNDVAYGPTADGERTAVLATGAVDAAFAAAALDRLALADVTVHAMAFDDDSLVALVGRRAGADAIRAVEAAAGSVPDRPAGEA; encoded by the coding sequence ATGACGCTCGCGGCACGAACACGAGACGCAGCGGCGGACCACCCGTTCCTGGTCGACGCGCTCCGCGCCGGCGTCGTCAACTACGCCGCGGCGGCGCGCTTCGTCGACGTCGACGGCGAGCCGGAAGCGGTCGCGACCGCACTCCGCCGGTACGCCGAGGCACTTCCCGACTACGCGCCGTCGTCGCAGTCGGTGCGGGTGACGATGCAGCGCGGGCTCGGGCGTGTCGGGGACGACGATGCGACGGCGGACGACTCCGTGAACGAGGTGCTGCTCACCGTGAACGACGTGGCCTACGGCCCGACAGCGGACGGCGAACGGACCGCGGTGCTCGCGACCGGTGCTGTCGACGCCGCCTTCGCCGCGGCCGCGCTGGACCGCCTCGCGCTCGCCGACGTGACCGTCCACGCGATGGCGTTCGACGACGACTCGCTCGTCGCGCTCGTCGGTCGGCGAGCCGGTGCGGACGCCATCCGGGCGGTCGAGGCGGCCGCCGGTTCGGTGCCCGACCGACCGGCCGGGGAGGCCTGA
- a CDS encoding queuosine precursor transporter — protein MNEPVRKGDAADVGQIALVGLFVTALATAQVTASKLLAFGIPISLPHTGDALVLPGAALAYALTFFASDCYSELYGRRAATAMVNVGFAMNFVVLVLVWSTIASPVAGNSAVAADTFETVLGASTNIVAGSLLAYVVSQNWDVFVFHRIREATDGESLWLRNILSTATSQAIDTVIFVSVAFYVAPRMFGVGGELEVPVIFALIVGQYVFKLLVALVDTPFVYAVVSLVEQYEAERAG, from the coding sequence ATGAACGAACCCGTCCGGAAGGGTGACGCTGCGGATGTCGGACAGATCGCACTCGTGGGGCTGTTCGTCACGGCGCTGGCGACGGCACAGGTCACGGCGAGCAAGCTGCTGGCGTTCGGGATCCCCATCTCGCTCCCGCACACGGGCGATGCGCTGGTACTGCCGGGGGCAGCCCTGGCGTACGCGCTGACGTTCTTCGCGAGCGACTGCTACTCCGAGTTGTACGGGCGACGCGCGGCGACCGCGATGGTCAACGTCGGCTTCGCGATGAACTTCGTCGTGCTCGTCCTCGTCTGGAGCACCATCGCCTCGCCCGTGGCCGGGAACAGCGCCGTCGCCGCCGACACGTTCGAGACGGTGCTCGGTGCGAGCACGAACATCGTCGCCGGCTCGCTGCTCGCCTACGTCGTGAGCCAGAACTGGGACGTGTTCGTCTTCCATCGCATCCGCGAGGCGACGGACGGCGAGTCGCTGTGGCTGCGGAACATCCTCTCGACGGCGACCAGCCAGGCCATCGACACGGTCATCTTCGTCTCGGTCGCGTTCTACGTCGCGCCCAGGATGTTCGGCGTGGGTGGCGAGCTCGAGGTACCGGTCATCTTCGCGCTCATCGTCGGCCAGTACGTGTTCAAGCTGCTGGTCGCGTTGGTCGACACCCCGTTCGTGTACGCGGTCGTGTCGCTCGTCGAGCAGTACGAGGCAGAACGGGCGGGGTAG
- a CDS encoding PaaI family thioesterase, with protein MDIESFFEEMPFADLLGVEVTEAADGHAEGRLEMREELSWNADQLMAHGGVTFTLADTVGGAALVSQVDQPVPTIDMRIDYLDAGTGDLYAEADVVRCGGDVGTVDVDVYAAADDTLIADARGVYKTG; from the coding sequence ATGGACATCGAATCCTTCTTCGAGGAGATGCCGTTCGCCGACCTGCTCGGGGTCGAAGTGACCGAAGCCGCCGACGGACACGCGGAGGGCCGTCTGGAGATGCGCGAGGAACTGTCCTGGAATGCGGACCAGCTGATGGCCCACGGCGGCGTGACGTTCACCCTCGCGGACACCGTGGGTGGCGCGGCGCTCGTCTCGCAGGTCGACCAGCCGGTCCCGACCATCGACATGCGCATCGACTACCTGGACGCCGGGACGGGAGACCTGTACGCAGAGGCCGACGTGGTCCGCTGTGGTGGCGACGTGGGCACCGTCGACGTCGACGTCTACGCGGCGGCGGACGACACCCTCATCGCGGACGCCCGCGGCGTCTACAAGACCGGATAG
- a CDS encoding histidine kinase N-terminal 7TM domain-containing protein codes for MEWQPTVYLVPFVFSALLSFGLFLYVVVGRTHLLDRPVVRMFVALTFSIAVWAVGDVFQLLTTGLLAKRAWLGVQFIGASGSTLGLLGFALAYTDNDEWLTPRVFALLAVEMVVALGLLATSPRYHQLYVVTVDTATDPATGLVMLDRTLGPAATLHVVYSYALIVVAIALLLRAAVRSDEFFRSQSLAVVVAVTVPFVVNVGWFVGLGSGGNLDFTVLGFSFSAVALWYAISRYSLLAVSPVARKTVVENMADAVVVVDQEGRIVDANPAVGALGVSRPSTLVGERAVEAIPSLAPVLADDDPADELSVETDDGTRHFAVSRQPLESAAAGTTLLILRDVTEQRQIEQRYQRLIENSSDMITVLGADGRIKYDSPAIEGLLGYDQDEWVGRRGRERLHPDDQDRMVAEFLQGVDERFHTSRHEYRIRHANGSWRVFESFASNLLHDPVVEGMVLNSRDVTDRKRRERELERTNERLDEFASVVSHDLRNPLTVGNGYLQAAKEGDMEALEVVEEAHERMERIVDDALELARQGDAVQQTESVDLTTAARRAWATVETGDAVLQFAGEGTVAADRDRLRRVFENLFRNCVEHATTDDGPVTVTVGVEHDPSAADPAVTRFYVSDDGPGIPADRRERVFESGVTTNDEGTGFGLAIVESIARAHGWSVVAEESETGGARFAFAVSGSTTG; via the coding sequence ATGGAATGGCAACCCACCGTCTACCTCGTTCCGTTCGTCTTCTCCGCGCTCCTGTCGTTCGGACTGTTCCTCTACGTGGTCGTCGGCCGGACGCACCTGCTCGACCGGCCCGTCGTGCGGATGTTCGTGGCGCTCACGTTCAGCATCGCTGTCTGGGCCGTCGGCGACGTGTTCCAGCTCCTCACGACCGGCCTCCTCGCCAAGCGCGCCTGGCTGGGCGTCCAGTTCATCGGTGCGAGCGGCTCGACGCTGGGGCTGCTCGGCTTCGCGCTCGCGTACACGGACAACGACGAGTGGCTGACGCCGCGGGTGTTCGCCCTGCTCGCGGTCGAGATGGTCGTCGCACTCGGCCTCCTCGCGACGAGTCCACGCTACCATCAGCTGTACGTGGTCACCGTGGACACGGCGACGGACCCCGCCACCGGGCTGGTGATGCTCGACAGGACGCTCGGCCCGGCCGCGACGCTCCACGTCGTCTACTCCTACGCGCTCATCGTCGTCGCGATCGCCCTGCTGCTGCGGGCCGCGGTCCGCTCCGACGAGTTCTTCCGCTCCCAGTCGCTCGCCGTCGTCGTCGCCGTCACCGTCCCCTTCGTCGTCAACGTTGGCTGGTTCGTCGGGCTCGGCTCGGGGGGGAACCTCGACTTCACCGTCCTCGGGTTCTCCTTCTCGGCCGTCGCGCTCTGGTACGCCATCTCGCGGTACTCGTTGCTCGCCGTCTCGCCGGTCGCACGCAAGACCGTCGTCGAGAACATGGCGGACGCGGTGGTCGTCGTCGACCAGGAAGGCCGCATCGTCGACGCCAACCCCGCAGTCGGGGCGCTCGGTGTGTCGCGTCCGTCAACACTGGTCGGCGAGCGCGCGGTCGAAGCGATCCCGTCGCTCGCACCGGTCCTCGCCGACGACGACCCGGCCGACGAGCTGTCGGTGGAGACCGACGACGGGACGCGCCACTTCGCCGTGTCCCGACAGCCCCTCGAGTCCGCAGCAGCGGGGACGACACTGCTCATCCTCAGGGACGTGACCGAGCAACGGCAGATCGAACAGCGCTACCAGCGGCTCATCGAGAACTCCTCGGACATGATAACCGTCCTCGGCGCGGACGGTCGCATCAAGTACGACAGCCCGGCCATCGAGGGCCTCCTCGGCTACGACCAGGACGAGTGGGTCGGTCGTCGGGGACGGGAGCGGCTCCACCCCGACGACCAGGACCGGATGGTCGCGGAGTTCCTGCAGGGCGTCGACGAACGTTTCCACACCTCGCGCCACGAGTACCGCATCCGCCACGCCAACGGCTCCTGGCGCGTGTTCGAGTCGTTCGCGTCGAACCTGCTCCACGACCCCGTGGTCGAGGGCATGGTGCTCAACTCCCGGGACGTCACGGACCGGAAACGGCGCGAGCGCGAACTGGAGCGCACGAACGAACGACTCGACGAGTTCGCGAGCGTGGTGAGCCACGACCTCCGCAACCCGCTGACCGTGGGCAACGGCTACCTGCAGGCGGCGAAGGAGGGAGATATGGAGGCGCTCGAGGTCGTCGAGGAGGCCCACGAGCGCATGGAGCGCATCGTCGACGACGCGCTCGAACTCGCGCGGCAGGGGGACGCCGTCCAGCAGACCGAGTCGGTCGACCTCACCACCGCGGCTCGACGCGCCTGGGCGACCGTCGAGACGGGCGATGCGGTCCTCCAGTTCGCCGGCGAGGGCACCGTGGCGGCCGACCGGGACAGGCTCCGACGGGTGTTCGAGAACCTGTTCCGGAACTGTGTCGAGCACGCGACGACCGACGACGGACCGGTGACCGTCACCGTCGGCGTCGAACACGACCCGTCGGCCGCCGACCCAGCCGTCACCCGGTTCTACGTCTCGGACGACGGACCGGGGATTCCGGCCGACCGCCGTGAACGGGTGTTCGAGTCCGGCGTCACGACCAACGACGAGGGGACCGGGTTCGGGCTCGCCATCGTCGAGAGCATCGCCCGCGCGCACGGCTGGTCGGTCGTCGCCGAGGAGAGCGAGACAGGCGGGGCGCGGTTCGCCTTCGCGGTGTCCGGGTCGACCACGGGATGA
- a CDS encoding helix-turn-helix domain-containing protein, translating to MIEECLVVEFAVTGDDCPLATATRETGTAVEAKPPQRRSDGNALLQFSGEPAIAEVLDADEQIRYLHASATDERVNYRCLSKHPCVVHQLTDAGFMAESLRYDDGVETYTGAVVGYDVLEGVLEAAGEAVGVTLERIYPLGSEDDEAVARRWGFTPPQEEALRLANEMGYFEVPRRADAGDVAAELGIGKSAFLERLRRGQASLMAQVFE from the coding sequence ATGATCGAGGAGTGTCTCGTCGTCGAGTTCGCGGTAACCGGTGACGACTGCCCGCTCGCGACCGCGACGCGGGAGACGGGCACCGCGGTGGAGGCGAAACCCCCGCAGCGCCGGTCAGACGGGAACGCACTCCTCCAGTTCAGCGGCGAACCGGCCATCGCCGAGGTGCTCGACGCCGACGAACAGATCCGCTACCTCCACGCCTCGGCGACGGACGAGCGCGTGAACTACCGGTGTCTCTCCAAACACCCGTGTGTCGTCCACCAGCTGACCGACGCGGGGTTCATGGCGGAGTCGCTCCGCTACGACGACGGCGTCGAGACGTACACCGGTGCCGTCGTCGGGTACGACGTGCTCGAGGGCGTGCTCGAAGCCGCGGGCGAAGCGGTCGGTGTCACCCTCGAACGCATCTACCCGCTGGGGAGCGAGGACGACGAGGCGGTCGCCCGGCGGTGGGGGTTCACCCCGCCGCAGGAGGAGGCGCTGCGGCTCGCCAACGAGATGGGCTACTTCGAGGTGCCACGACGTGCCGACGCTGGCGACGTCGCCGCGGAGCTCGGCATCGGGAAGTCGGCGTTCCTCGAACGGCTCCGCCGCGGGCAGGCCTCGCTCATGGCGCAGGTGTTCGAGTAG